One Branchiostoma floridae strain S238N-H82 chromosome 1, Bfl_VNyyK, whole genome shotgun sequence genomic region harbors:
- the LOC118413898 gene encoding POU domain, class 2, transcription factor 3-like isoform X5 — protein MKMAGGDSSDVQKMRDGADSEDDGTTANGSVNGIDFVSQTSGLSQQLQDQHALHQSSQQQPQPQVLYINPHVHAAQLQQEASQAAAQQTSLNLEVKGEDLEQSQQQQETQAQHQQQQHQQQQVQNVSQLHLTQHQQQQLLNQAQLVLQQQVQQGTLLAAIQPQVSQQQPQQQQTVQPQQFLTVQNPQIAVTPQTTTSAIQLTAADLSQLQQLQQQNLNLQQYVLFQPGQLGNGQFFLAQPQMPGIQQVQQIAPQVTQTQAQPTTQQTTTAAAQPTIVQTQQGAAILQAPQQQIPQQNILQVAATQGSVSTIGQQVLTLSQAQLPVTTHTQPQIQTIQIQKSAVTSSGPSGDEPSQLEELEQFAKMFKQRRIKLGFTQGDVGLAMGKLYGNDFSQTTISRFEALNLSFKNMCKLKPLLEKWLQDADSSMANPGALGSPHGSIEVLGRRRKKRTSIETNVRVALEKAFIQNPKPTSEEIGIIAEQLGMEKEVVRVWFCNRRQKEKRINPQSSLNQADTIVTSPISTNSTVGTTIGSTIASTIGSPIGSTLGSLSPQIGSTIGAVQVGSTIGSPIGSTIGSQVVSSVGSPIGSAIGSHVVSSMGSPIGSSISPHVVSTIGSHVGSSIGSHAVSTIGSPLGSTIGSHVVSAIAGSQAVSTIDSAVGSQTVSTIGAPVGTTISPASAASTVGSTVSTLGSAISTLGSQVVGIPHTTFTVTQIQQSPPKTQPQTLAQTQ, from the exons ATGAAGATGGCAGGAGGCGACTCCTCAGATGTGCAGAAGATGAGGGATGGGGCTGATTCTGAGG ATGACGGTACCACAGCCAACGGGTCGGTGAATGGGATAGATTTCGTTAGTCAAACATCAGGACTGAGTCAACAACTACAGGACCAGCATGCACTGCATCAGAGCTCTCAACag CAGCCTCAGCCCCAGGTCCTGTACATCAACCCCCACGTACATGCAGCACAGCTGCAGCAAGAGGCCAGTCAAGCTGCAGCACAGCAG acATCATTAAATCTGGAAGTGAAAGGTGAGGACCTGGAGCAGTCCCAGCAGCAGCAAGAAACACAAGCCCagcaccaacaacaacaacaccagcAGCAACAGGTGCAGAATGTGTCACAACTGCACCTGACACAacatcagcagcagcagctaCTCAACCAG GCGCAGCTTGTTCTGCAGCAGCAGGTGCAGCAGGGAACCCTTCTGGCAGCCATCCAGCCGCAGGTCAGCCAGCAGCAACCGCAGCAGCAGCAGACTGTGCAGCCGCAGCAGTTCCTGACTGTACAGAACCCACAGATAGCTGTCACACCTCAG ACGACCACCTCAGCCATCCAGCTGACAGCTGCAGACCTGAGCcagctgcagcagctgcagcagcagaaccTGAACCTGCAGCAGTACGTGCTGTTCCAGCCTGGACAG CTCGGCAATGGTCAGTTTTTCCTGGCCCAGCCGCAGATGCCAGGGATTCAACAAGTACAGCAG ATTGCGCCTCAGGTGACCCAGACGCAGGCCCAGCCCACCACACAGCAGACCACCACGGCGGCCGCCCAGCCCACCATCGTGCAGACGCAGCAGGGAGCAGCCATCCTGCAGGCACCGCAGCAGCAGATCCCGCAGCAGAACATTCTGCAG GTGGCCGCCACGCAGGGCAGTGTGTCCACGATCGGTCAGCAGGTGCTGACGCTCTCGCAAGCCCAGCTACCTGTCACCACCCACACTCAGCCACAGATACAGACTATACAG ATCCAGAAGTCAGCAGTGACGTCTTCAGGCCCGTCAGGAGACGAGCCCAGTCAGCTGGAGGAGTTGGAACAGTTTGCTAAGATGTTTAAACAAAGGCGCATCAAGCTTGGCTTCACGCAA GGAGATGTGGGTCTTGCCATGGGGAAACTGTACGGGAACGATTTTAGTCAGACCACCATCTCGCGGTTCGAGGCCCTCAACCTGAGCTTCAAGAACATGTGCAAGTTGAAGCCCCTGTTGGAGAAGTGGCTGCAGGACGCAGACTCCAGCATGGCCAACCCTGGTGCGCTGGGGAGTCCCCACGGAAGCATCGAGGTCCTGGGCAGGAGACGGAAGAAAAGAACCAGCATCGAGACCAATGTTAG AGTTGCTTTGGAAAAAGCGTTCATTCAGAATCCCAAACCCACCTCCGAGGAGATCGGAATCATAGCGGAACAGCTCGGCATGGAGAAGGAGGTGGTCAGGGTCTGGTTCTGCAACCGGCGACAGAAGGAGAAGCGGATCAACCCCCAGTCTTCCCTCAACCAGGCGGACACCATCGTCACCTCACCCATATCAACCAACTCAACCGTTGGCACCACTATCGGTTCAACCATAGCATCCACCATCGGTTCTCCCATCGGTTCCACTTTGGGATCGCTTAGCCCACAGATAGGTTCCACCATAGGTGCTGTACAGGTGGGGTCGACTATTGGTTCACCTATAGGGTCGACCATTGGCTCCCAAGTTGTGTCCTCAGTTGGTTCTCCTATAGGCTCCGCCATTGGTTCCCACGTCGTGTCCTCCATGGGTTCACCTATAGGGTCCAGCATTAGTCCTCATGTTGTTTCCACTATTGGCTCACATGTAGGGTCCTCTATTGGCTCACACGCAGTTTCTACTATTGGGTCACCATTGGGGTCTACGATTGGTTCGCACGTAGTTTCCGCCATTGCTGGCTCACAGGCAGTGTCCACTATCGATTCGGCAGTAGGCTCGCAGACGGTCTCTACTATCGGCGCTCCAGTAGGTACGACGATTAGCCCGGCAAGCGCGGCCTCCACCGTTGGTTCGACGGTTTCAACCTTGGGATCGGCCATTTCGACCCTGGGGTCTCAAGTTGTGGGGATTCCCCACACCACCTTCACAGTTACTCAGATTCAGCAGAGCCCACCAAAGACTCAACCACAGACACTGGCGCAAACACAGTAG